TCGCGGACGAGCACGAACTCGCGCTGATCTCGATCGCCGACATGATCGCCTGGCGGCGCAGGCACGAGAAGCACGTGGTGCGTGTCGCCGAGGCGCGCATCCCCACCGCGCACGGCGAGTTCATGGCGGTCGGTTACCAGAGCATCTACGACGAGGTCGAGCACGTCGCACTGGTGCGCGGCGACATCAGCGACGGCGAGGACGTGCTGGTGCGCGTGCACTCGGAGTGCCTGACCGGTGACGTGTTCGGGTCGCTGCGCTGCGACTGTGGCCCGCAGCTGGACGCCGCGTTGGAGATGGTCGCGGCCGAGGGGCGCGGTGTGGTGCTGTACATGCGCGGTCACGAAGGGCGCGGGATCGGCCTGATGCACAAGTTGCAGGCCTATCAGCTGCAGGACTCCGGCCACGACACGGTCGACGCGAACCTGGAACTGGGGCTGCCCGCCGACGCCCGCGATTACGGCACCGGCGCGCAGATCCTGGTGGATCTGGGCCTTCGCTCGATGCGCTTGCTGACCAACAACCCGGCCAAGCGGGTCGGCTTGGACGGCTACGGCCTGCGGATCACCGAGCGGGTGCCGATGCCGTTGCGCGCGAATGCGGAGAACCTGCGCTACCTGCGCACCAAGCGGGACCGGATGGGGCACGACCTGATCGGCCTCGACGAGCTCGATCTCGGCGAGACGGCGCACTGACCTGCGAACACACCGGAAAGGCGGACATCGATGAGCGGTACCGGGGTACCGACCTTCGCGCTGGCGGACGCCAAGGACCTGTCCTTGGGCATCGTCGCCTCGCGCTGGCACACCCAGATCTGCGACACCCTGCTGGCGAACGCCGAGCGGGTGGCCAAGGACGCGGGCGTCCAGCAGATCACGGTGGTGCGCTGCGCCGGTGCGATGGAGCTGCCGGTGGTGGCTCAGGAGCTGGCCAAGTCGCACGACGCGGTGGTGGCCCTCGGCGTGGTGATCCGCGGTGACACACCGCATTTCGAGTATGTCTGCGACGCGGTGACCGCGGGGCTCACCCGGGTTTCGCTGGACGAGGGCACTCCGGTCGCGAACGGAGTGCTCACCACCAACAACGAGCGGCAGGCCCTGGACCGCGCCGGGCTGCCGGAATCCCACGAGAACAAGGGCGAGCAGGCGGCCGCCGCGGCATTGGACGCCGCGTTGACGCTGCGCGCCTTGCGGCAGTCCGCGTAGCGATGCCGGTGGTCCGTATCTTCCGGAGGCACGCGGGCTCGCCCGCGGCGGTCGGCGAGGCGTCCGGATGGGAGTTCGAGGTGCGGCCCCGGCGCGCGGTGCGGACGGCTTGGATCGTGGCGGTGCTGGTCGCGGCCGCGTTCACCGTGGGCGGTATCTGGCTGCGCAGTGGGTCGACCGGCGTCAATTTCCGGGTGGCCGATCAGATCGCGATGATCGGGATCGGCCTGCTCGGCGCCGGGGCGGTGCTGCTGCTGACCAGACCCAGGGTGCGGGCCGGGGCACGGGGCGTGTCGGTGCGCAACATACTGGGGGACAATGATTTCCCGTGGGATTACATCCGAGGTGTGTCGTTCCCGGATCGGAAGTCCTGGGCTCGTCTGGAATTGATCGATGACGACTACGTCCCGATGCTGGCGATCCGCTCGAACGACAAGGAGCACGCGGCGCGGGCGATGGATCGGTTGCGCGAACTCGGTGCGAAGTATTCCGGGAGCAAGTGAGCGGGTGAGTTCCGTACGCCCACCCGCTTGGCTCGCGTGCGTTCGAACAGCCCTCTAGCCTCGCCGGTATGGAGCAGGGTGCCTTCGTCCTCGCGGCAGCGTTCGCCGACGATCCATTGATGACCTACTTCTGGCCGGTATCGGCGCGGCGGCGGAAAGCATTGCCCGGCTTCTGGGAATCGCGCATCGCGTCGCGCCGGAAGAACGGCTTGGTCGACCTCGCACACGATGCCGCGGGTGACCTCGCCTGTGTGGCGCTGTGGGAACCGGCGAACGTGGTGTCGCCGACGGCGAAGCCGTTGACCTTGCTACGGGCCTTGGGGCTGGGCACGGCGCGGGCCTTGTCCGCCGGGCGACGGATGGAGCACGCGCGACCGGCGACGCCGCATCTGTACCTGGCGGCCATCGGGACGCTGCCCGGCGTCCGGGGCCGGGGTCTGGCGACCGCGCTGCTGGAACGGCGGTTGTCGGTGGCCGAACAGGACTGCTTCTTGATCTCGAATACCAGCGGCACGGTGCCCTTCTACCGGCGATTCGGGTTCGAACCGCAAGGTGAGCTGCCGATCGACGGGGGTCCGGTGGTGTATCCGATGATCCGGAAGAAGTGATCGCTCCCCCCGGCATGCTGATCCTCGAGATGCCGGGGGTGGAGCGACGGCGATCGGTCGCTTGCCGTACCCGTTGCCGGGGCCGATTCAGTGCGTGTCGCCGAGGACCGCGCCTTCGCGGCGCGGGTCCGCGCCGCCGATCCAGCCGTCCGCGCCATTGCGTTTGAGCGCGCTGAGACCGCTGGACTGCGGTGCCACCGAGACCTGATGGCCCAGCTGGCGCAGCCGGAGCACGAGCGGGTCGTGGTCGCCGTTGTCCGTGGCGTCGATCGCCGGGTGCTCCCCGCCGATCCCCGTGGCCGGACTGTTGCCTGCGCCGAACGCGACCGCGGACACCGCCTGCTGCGGGTCCAGGCCCCAGTCGAACATGTTGACCAGTGTTTTCACCACGAACTGGATGATCACCGACCCACCGGGAGAGCCCGCGACATGGGTGAGTTCGCCGCGGGAGCCGTCGGGGGCCTTGCCGAAGATCAGCGTCGGGCTCATCGAACTGCGCGGGCGCTTGCCCGGCTGCACTCGATTGGCCATCGGCACGCCGTCCGCGCCCAGCGGATCGGCGTTGAAGTCGGTGAGCTGGTTGTTCAGGACGAAGCCGTCGACCAGGTGGAAGGAACCGAACGCCGACTCCACGGTGGTGGTCATCGCCGCGGCGTTGCCGTACTTGTCGACCACCGAGATGTGGCTGGTGCCGTGCTCGGGCGGCTGCGGGCCGACGCCCAGCGGCACGGGTCCGAAGTCACCCGGCTGCGCGGTGCCCATACTGCGGTTCGGATCGATCAGTCCGGCACGCTGTCGCAGGTAATCGCGGTTCAGCAGGGTTTGGGCGGAATTGCCGGGCAGCGGGACGAAATCGGTGTCGGCCACGTACTTGTTGCGATCGGCGTAGGCCAGGCGTTCGGCCTCGGAGATCAGGTGCACGGCCTGGGCGTTCGGCTTGCCGCCGTTGCGGTCGATGTTGTCCGGCCGCATGGTGGCCAGGTCGAAGTTCTCCAGGATGCCCAGGGTCGCGGCGACGGCGATGCCGCCCGAGGAGGGACTCGGCATGCCGCAGATCTCGTGCTCGCGATAGCCCGTGCACAACGCGGTGCGCTTCTTCGCCTGGTAGCCGGCCAGGTCCCCGGTGGTGATCAGGCCGGGGGTGCGCCCGCCGGAGGAGCGGCCCGCCGCCGCGGCGATGTCCCGGGCGATGGCGCCCGTATAGAAGGCCTGCGCGCCATCGGTGGCGACCGCGCCGAGCGTCTTCGCCATGGCCGGGTTGGTGAGGACGGTCTCGGCGGTCTTCGGGCTGCCGTCCGGGTTCAGGAAGTACGCCTTGGCGTCTTCGTCCGCAGCGAGGTCCTTGGCCGACTCCGCGATCTGGCTCGCGAGACGCGGACTGATCGGGAAGCCCTGATCGGCCAGTCCGATGGCAGGGTCGAACAACTCGCGCCACGCGGTCTTGCCGTGGTCGCGGTGCGCCAGTTCGAGCATCCGCAGCACACCCGGCACGCCGATGGAGCGGCCGCTGGCCCGCGTGTTCGGTTTGGGCTCGGTGCGGTCGGCATCGCTGATCCAGCGCAGGTAGTTCTCGGTGGCGGCCGCGGGAGCCACCTCGCGGCCGTCGTAGGCGTCCACGGTCCTGGTGTTCGCGTCGTAGTAGAGCAGGAACGCCCCGCCGCCGATTCCGGACGCCTGCGGTTCGACCAGCCCGAGCACCGTCTGTGCCGCGATCAGCGCGTCCGCCGCCGTGCCGCCGTCGCGGAGGACCTCACACGCGGCCTTGGTGGACACCGGGTTGGCCGTCGACACCGCGAAAGTGTGCGTGCGCACCGGCGTCATGTTCGAGCGATAGCCCGTCGCTATCTCCGGGTTGGTGCTCAGGTCTTTGGTGGCGCTGCTCGCCGGTCCCGCCGCGGTGGCCGTCACCGGCGTGCCGTTCGGAACCGTCTCGCAGACCCCGCCCGCCTGGCTTTCGCCGGACGAACAAGCGGTGGCCATTCCTACGGTGAGTGCGAACGCCGCCGCTGCGGCGACCCAAGTACCTCGCTTGCGCCCCATGCCCGGACTCTAACCTCCGGCACCGACAGCCGCGCCGGTTTCCTTCCCAGGGGCGAAATCGCCCTGGCGGCAGGGTGTGTCGAGGTCGAGGCGGCGGAAATCGGCCGTCGCGGACCGGCGGGGCGCCGCGAGCGGTCGGTAGGCTGGCCGGGTGGCGATCGAGGCGGTGCTGTTCGACTTCTCCGGGACCTTGTTCCGCCTGGAGGCCGACGAATCCTGGTACGCGGATCTGACCGGTCCGGACGGACGGGCGTTCGATGTGGACCAGAAGGCCGAGATCATGCGGCGGATGACGGCGCCGGTCGACCACGTGGCCGACTTCGACGACGAGACGCAGTATGCGTGGGATCACCGCGACCTGGATCCGGCGCTGCATCGCAAGGTGATGATGCGCGTGCTGCGCGAGTCGGGCGTGCCCACCGACGAGGACGCCGAGCGGCTGTACGCCCGGCTGCTCGACCCGCTGGAGTGGACGCCGTACCCGGACAGCGAGGCCGTCCTCGATCGCTTGGCCGCCCAAGGGATTCCGGTGGCGGTGGTGAGCAATATCCCGTTCGACATCCGTCCGTCGTTCGCGGCGCGCGGCTGGGATCGGCTGGTCGGCGCGTTCACCCTCTCCTTCGAGGTCGGCGCCATGAAGCCCGATCCGGAGATCTTCCATTCCGCGCTGGGTGAACTGGGCGTGCCCGCCGAGGCTGCGCTGATGATCGGTGACAGCGCCGAGGCCGACGGCGGCGCCGAGGCGCTGGGCAGCCGGTTCGCTCTGGTCGAGGCCCTGCCGACCACCGAGCGCCCGGACGCGCTGCTGGCCGCGCTACGGCGGCACGGTCTGATGGAGTAACCCGGGCCGATACGCGGACGCCCGCGCGGTGCCCGGTTCATTTGCCGAAGTCGCGGTTGTGGGGCAAGTCACCGTGTTACGGTGCGATTCCGGCGTAATCGCAGGTGCGCCGGTAGGTTCGGTACCAACGGGGGTACGGCTGTGAGCTTGGCGTTCTCCGGTGAGGAGCCGTCGATCGGCGTGGAAGCGGCCATGCCGGAGGCGGTTCGGGACGTGCGGGAAGCCGTCGCCGGGATGGCGGGGTTCGGACTCGCTTATCCCGTGCTGATGAATCTGACCCGCGGCGGCGACGCGGCCGCCACGGCATCCACCCAGTTCTGTGTGGCCTGGGCGCTGGGTCTGCTCGTGCTCGGTTTCGCCGAGGGGGCGCCCGCCGTGCGCAGGCTGACGCTCGCGCTCGCGCTCCTGCAGGCGGTCGTCGGGTGCTGGGCGGTCCGGGACCTCGCGGCCGTCCCGCCCGTCGTCGGCGTCGTCGCCGCGGGCTATTCACTCGCCACCTCGGCGGCCGTCGTGCATTTGCTGTGCCGCCCGGAAGCCAAGGCGTGGTTCGGCGTTCCCGTGCCCTGACCGCTTCGCGCAGCCGCCGTCAGCCGGGCTGTCGGTCGCGGTCTATACGCTGGATGGGTGGCAGATCCAGCGACGTACCGGCCCGCGCCGGGCACGATCCCCGTCGAACCCGGTGTCTACAAATTCCGGGACGCCCATCGGCAGGTCATCTACGTCGGCAAGGCCAAGAGCCTGCGCAGCAGACTGAACTCGTACTTCGCCGACGTCGCCGGCCTGCATCCGCGCACCAGGCAGATGGTCACCACGGCCGCGAGCGTCGAATGGACGGTCGTCTCCACCGAGGTGGAGGCGCTGCAGCTGGAATACAACTGGATCAAGGAGTTCGATCCGCGCTTCAACGTCCGCTACCGCGACGACAAGTCCTATCCGGTGCTCGCGGTCACCCTGAACGAGGAATACCCGCGGCTGTTCGTCTACCGCGGCGCGCGCCGCAAAGGCGTCCGTTACTTCGGCCCGTTCGCGCACGCCTGGGCGATCCGCGAGACGCTCGATCTGCTGCTGCGGGTGTTCCCCGCGCGCACCTGCTCCAACGGCGTCTTCCGGCGCCACCACCAGATCGGGCGTCCCTGTCTGCTCGGCTACATCGACAAGTGCTCGGCGCCGTGCGTCGGGCGGGTGAGCGCCGAGGAGCACCGGGCGATCGTCGAGGACTTCTGCGACTTCCTCGCCGGCCGCACCGACCGCTTGGTCCGGGAGCTGGAGCGCCGCATGCACGAGGCCGCGGAAGACCTGGACTTCGAGGCCGCGGCACGGCTGCGCGACGATGTCCAGGCGCTGCGCCGGGCACTGGAGAAGCAGGCGGTGGTGCTCGGCACGGGCACCGACGCCGACGTCATCGCCTTCGCCACCGACGAGCTGGAGGTGGCGGTGCAGGTCTTCCACGTGCGCGACGGCCGGGTGCGCGGCCAGCGCGGCTGGGTGGTCGACAAGTCGGGTGACGCGGTCGACGTGCCGCAGGCGGGCGGTGAGCTCGCCGCGCTGGTCGAGCAGTTCCTCACCCAGTTCTACGGCGAGCAGGTCGCGGTGGCCGAGCAGTCCGCCGACGACCTGCCCGCCGCCGTGGTGCCGCGCGAAGTGCTCGTGCCCGAGCTGCCCGCCGACGTCGAGCAGGTCCAGCAGTGGCTGTCGGGCTTGCGCGGCTCGGCGGTGAAGGTGCGGGTGCCTCAGCGCGGGGACAAGAAGGCGCTCGCCGAGACCGTGCAGCGCAACGCGATGGAAGCGCTGGCCCAGCACAAGCTCAAGCGGGCGGGTGATCTGACGTCGAGATCACAAGCGCTGCAAGAGATCCAGGACGCCCTGGAACTCGACACCGCGCCGTTGCGCATCGAGTGCGTGGACGTGAGCCACGTGCAGGGGACCGACGTGGTGGCCTCGTTGGTGGTCTTCGAGGACGGCCTGGCCCGCAAGTCCGAGTACCGCCACTACACGATCCGGGAGGCGGCCGGCGAGGGCCGGTCCGACGACGTCGGCAGCATCGCCGAGGTGACCCGCCGCCGGTTCCTCAAACTGCGCCGTGAGCGCGACATGATGGAGCACGACGACCTCGCCGCGACCGGAAGCGACGAGGAGGCGCTCGACCTGACGTCCCGGCCGGGCATCGATCCCCGCACCGGACGCCCGCGCAAGTTCTCCTACCCGCCCAACTTGTTCGTCGTCGACGGCGGCGCGCCGCAGGTCGCGGCCGCGGCCGAGGTGCTCGACGAGCTGGGCATCACCGACGTCGCGGTGATCGGCCTGGCCAAACGGCTGGAAGAGGTGTGGGTGCCCGGCGAGAGCGATCCGGTGATCCTCCCGCGCACCAGCGAGGCGCTGTACCTGCTGCAACGGGTCCGTGACGAGGCCCACCGCTTCGCCATCACCTTCCACCGCAGCAAGCGCTCGCGCCGGATGACCGCCTCGGCGCTCGACTCGGTGCCGGGTCTCGGCACGGCGCGCCGGACCGCGCTGGTCACCCATTTCGGGTCGGTGGCCAAGCTGAAGCAGGCCACGGTCGAGGAGATCACCGAGGTGCCCGGGATCGGGGTGGCGACCGCGAAAGCGGTCCTTGCGGCGCTCGAGTCCGAATAGTCAGTCGACAGTGCACCGGAAGATTCGGTTTCGCGTACGTTGTGTCTGCGGCCGATACCGGAATCGGTGCGCGATGATCGGAAGGCACCCCAGAGACGGATCCGGTAGGACATGACACGCGTCGAATCGAACAGCAGTGCGGGCAACCCGCCGACGAGCGCGGGACGAGTCGCCTCGTCCGGCGCCGTCGGCGGGGCGAACCCGCAGGTCGAGGTCGTGATCGTGACCGGGCTCTCGGGCGCGGGCCGCGGCACCGCCGCCCGCGTGCTCGAGGATCTCGGCTGGTATGTGGCCGACAACCTGCCCCCGGAGCTGTTCGGGCGGATGGTGGAGCTGGGGGCTTCGGCGAAGCCGCCGATCCGCCGTCTCGCGCTGGTCATGGACGTGCGCAGCCGGTTCTTCACCGGTGATCTGTCGGTGGTCACCGAGCAGTTGCGGACCCGGGGCGTGCGCACCAGGGTGCTGTTCCTGGAGGCCTCCGACGACGTGCTGATCCGCCGTTTCGGCTTCGCGCGGCGCAGGCACCCGCTGCAGAGCGAGAGCAAGGACGGCACGTTGTCGGCCGGCATCGCCGCCGAGCGGGTGCGGCTGTCCGCCGTGAAGGCGGCCGCCGACCTGGTGATCGACACCACCGAACTGTCCATCCATCAGCTGCACCGCAAGATGGAGGAGGCCTACGGCGGCGGCGCGCCCAGCGCATTGCAGCTCACCGTGCAGTCGTTCGGCTTCAAGTACGGAGTTCCGCTGGACGCGGACATGGTGTTGGATGTGCGTTTTCTACCCAATCCACATTGGATACCGGAATTGCGGGAACACACCGGTCAGGAGACGGTGGTCAGCGAGTACGTGCTGTCGCGTCCCGGCGCGGACGATTACCTCCGTACCTGCCACCACCTGGTCGAGCTGACCACGAACGGTTACCGCCAAGAGGGGAAGCGATACATGACGGTCGCAGTGGGCTGCACCGGAGGCAAGCACCGGAGCGTCGCGATTGCCGAGGCGCTGGGCGAGTTGATGAGCGAGGTCACCGGCGGGCCGGAGGACTCCGCCGATGTGGTCCGGGTAGTGCATCGAGACCTGGGGCGCGAATGACCGGGTGGGAATCCAATCCGAGCATCGTCGCGCTGGGCGGCGGACACGGCCTGTACGCGACGCTGACCGCGGTGCGGCGGCTGACCAGGAAGATCTGCGCCGTGGTCACCGTCGCCGACGACGGCGGCTCCTCGGGTCGGCTGCGCGCCGAGCTGGGGGTGCTGCCCCCCGGGGATCTACGGATGGCGCTGGCGGCCCTCGCGGCGGACGCCGACGGCGTCTGGACACAGACGGTCCAGCATCGTTTCGGCGGCACCGGCGCACTGGCCGGGCACTCCGTGGGCAACCTCATCCTGGCCGGGCTCACCGAGGTGCTCGGCGACCCGGTCGCCGCGCTCGACGAGGTCGCCCGCATGTTGCGCATCACCGGACGCGTGCTGCCCATGTCGCCGATCGCGCTGGACATCGAGGCGGACGTGTCCGGATTGGAAGCGGATCCACGGGTGAGCCGCTGCATTCGCGGCCAAGTTGCCATCGCGACGACGCCGGGTAAGGTGCGGCGAGTGCGGCTGATTCCGTCCGATCCACCGGCCAGTCCGGAGGCGACCTCGGCGATCGAACACGCGGACGTCGTGGTGCTCGGCCCGGGATCGTGGTTCACCAGCGTGATCCCGCACGTCCTCGTCCCGGAGCTACGGGAAGCCCTGGTATACACCAGGGCCCGGAAAGTTCTGGTGCTCAACCTCGCCGCGGAGCCGGGGGAGACCGCGGGGTTCTCCGCGGAGCGGCATTTGCATGTATTGTCCCAGCACGCACCGGAATTCGTCGTCGACGAGGTGCTGGTCGACTCCGGCTCGGTACCGGAGGGCCGCGAGCGGGAACATGTGGCCAGGGCTGCCGAACAGTTGCGGGCACGAGTAACCTTCTCCGATGTCGCCGAAGCGGGAACGGACCGGCATCACCCCGGAAAGCTTGCCGCCGCACTGGATCAACTGATCCGGCAACCTCGGCCGCAAATGGCAGGGCTTCGAGTCGAGGGACGGCACATGGGTCAGGATGTGCGTTCCGGGTTGGGTGGAAAGGAGCGCGTCCCGTGGCGATGACAGCCGATGTGAAAGACGAGCTGAGCAGGCTCACGGTGTCGCAGGTGAGTTCCCGCAAGGCGGAACTGTCCGCACTGCTGCGTTTCGCGGGCGGCCTGCACATCGTCGGCGGCCGGGTGATCGTCGAGGCCGAGGTGGACATGGGGTCCATCGCGCGCAGGCTGCGCCGGGAGATCTTCGAGCTCTACGGCTACGGGTCCGATGTGCACGTGCTCGGCGCGGGCGGATTGCGCAAGACCTCCCGGTACGTCGTGCGCGTCTCCAAGGAGGGGGAGGCGCTGGCCCGGCAGACCGGTCTGCTCGACGTGCGCGGCCGTCCGGTGCGCGGCCTGCCCGCGCAGGTGGTCGGCGGCAGCATCGCCGACGCCGAAGCCGCCTGGCGCGGCGCGTTTCTCGCCCACGGCTCGCTCACCGAACCCGGACGTTCCTCGGCGCTCGAAGTCAGCTGCCCCGGACCCGAGGCGGCGCTGGCGCTGGTCGGCGCGGCCCGGCGGCTCGGCATCACGGCCAAGGCGCGCGAAGTGCGCGGCACCGACCGTGTGGTGGTGCGCGACGGTGAGGCGATCGGCGCGTTGCTGACCAGGATGGGCGCGCACGGCACCCGCATGGTGTGGGAGGAACGCAGGCTGCGTCGCGAGGTGCGCGCGACCGCGAATCGCCTGGCCAACTTCGACGACGCCAACCTGCGCCGCTCCGCGCGGGCCGCGGTGGCCGCGGCGGCCCGGGTGGAACGCGCGCTGGAGATCCTCAGCGACGACGTGCCCGACCATCTCGCCGCCGCGGGCAAGCTGCGTGTGCAGCACCGCCAGGCGTCGCTGGAGGAACTCGGTCAGCTCGCCGACCCGCCGATGACGAAAGACGCCGTCGCGGGCCGCATCCGGCGGCTGCTGTCGATGGCCGACCGGCGCGCCAAGGAACTGGGCGTGCCGGACACCGAGTCGGCCGTGACGGCCGAACTGCTCGACGAAGCCTGATCCCGCGTTCGCGCGCTCGCCACGATCCCCGCGGCCCGGATGGCCGCGGGGATCGTGGCGTTCCGGCTGCCGGAATTCGTGTTGGTCGGGCGTCTGACCAGGCATCGCGCCCGCGCAAAGGCCAGGTGCGTGTCGGCGAGGTCACGGCAGGGCGTTAGTGTGAGTGGACATCGGAATGATCCGCTGGAAAGTTGAGGAGCGATAACGTGACTGTCCGGGTAGGCATCAACGGCTTCGGTCGTATCGGACGTAACTTCTTCCGGGCGGTGGAGGCGCAGAAGGCGCTCGGCACCACCGACATCGAGATCGTCGCGGTCAACGACCTCACCGACAACGCGACCCTCGCCACTCTGCTCAAGTACGACTCGATCCTTGGCCGGCTGCCCCAGGACGTCTCGCTCGACGGCGACGACACCATCGTGGTGGGCGACCAGCGGATCAAGGCGCTGGCCATCAAGGAGGGCCCCGCCGCGCTGCCGTGGGGCGACCTCGGCGTCGACGTGGTCGTCGAGTCCACCGGCATCTTCACCGACGCCACCAAGGCCAAGGGGCACCTCGCCGCAGGCGCGAAGAAGGTGATCATCTCCGCCCCGGCCAAGGGTGAGGACATCACCATCGTCATGGGCGTCAACGACGACAAGTACGACGGCAGCCAGAACATCATCTCCAACGCCTCGTGCACCACCAACTGCCTCGGCCCGCTGGCCAAGGTGCTCAACGACGAATTCGGCATCGAGCGTGGCCTGATGACCACCATCCACGCCTACACCCAGGACCAGAACCTGCAGGACGGCCCGCACAGCGACCTGCGCCGCGCCCGCGCCGCCGCGCTGAACATCGTGCCCACCGGCACCGGCGCCGCGAAGGCCATCGGCCTGGTGCTGCCCGAGCTGCAGGGCAAGCTGGACGGCTACGCGCTGCGCGTTCCGGTCCCGACCGGTTCGGTCACCGACCTGACCGCCACCCTGCGCAAGTCGGCCTCCATCGACG
Above is a genomic segment from Nocardia sputorum containing:
- a CDS encoding GNAT family N-acetyltransferase, with protein sequence MEQGAFVLAAAFADDPLMTYFWPVSARRRKALPGFWESRIASRRKNGLVDLAHDAAGDLACVALWEPANVVSPTAKPLTLLRALGLGTARALSAGRRMEHARPATPHLYLAAIGTLPGVRGRGLATALLERRLSVAEQDCFLISNTSGTVPFYRRFGFEPQGELPIDGGPVVYPMIRKK
- a CDS encoding PH domain-containing protein, yielding MPVVRIFRRHAGSPAAVGEASGWEFEVRPRRAVRTAWIVAVLVAAAFTVGGIWLRSGSTGVNFRVADQIAMIGIGLLGAGAVLLLTRPRVRAGARGVSVRNILGDNDFPWDYIRGVSFPDRKSWARLELIDDDYVPMLAIRSNDKEHAARAMDRLRELGAKYSGSK
- a CDS encoding HAD family hydrolase; translation: MAIEAVLFDFSGTLFRLEADESWYADLTGPDGRAFDVDQKAEIMRRMTAPVDHVADFDDETQYAWDHRDLDPALHRKVMMRVLRESGVPTDEDAERLYARLLDPLEWTPYPDSEAVLDRLAAQGIPVAVVSNIPFDIRPSFAARGWDRLVGAFTLSFEVGAMKPDPEIFHSALGELGVPAEAALMIGDSAEADGGAEALGSRFALVEALPTTERPDALLAALRRHGLME
- a CDS encoding gamma-glutamyltransferase family protein; translation: MATACSSGESQAGGVCETVPNGTPVTATAAGPASSATKDLSTNPEIATGYRSNMTPVRTHTFAVSTANPVSTKAACEVLRDGGTAADALIAAQTVLGLVEPQASGIGGGAFLLYYDANTRTVDAYDGREVAPAAATENYLRWISDADRTEPKPNTRASGRSIGVPGVLRMLELAHRDHGKTAWRELFDPAIGLADQGFPISPRLASQIAESAKDLAADEDAKAYFLNPDGSPKTAETVLTNPAMAKTLGAVATDGAQAFYTGAIARDIAAAAGRSSGGRTPGLITTGDLAGYQAKKRTALCTGYREHEICGMPSPSSGGIAVAATLGILENFDLATMRPDNIDRNGGKPNAQAVHLISEAERLAYADRNKYVADTDFVPLPGNSAQTLLNRDYLRQRAGLIDPNRSMGTAQPGDFGPVPLGVGPQPPEHGTSHISVVDKYGNAAAMTTTVESAFGSFHLVDGFVLNNQLTDFNADPLGADGVPMANRVQPGKRPRSSMSPTLIFGKAPDGSRGELTHVAGSPGGSVIIQFVVKTLVNMFDWGLDPQQAVSAVAFGAGNSPATGIGGEHPAIDATDNGDHDPLVLRLRQLGHQVSVAPQSSGLSALKRNGADGWIGGADPRREGAVLGDTH
- a CDS encoding bifunctional 3,4-dihydroxy-2-butanone-4-phosphate synthase/GTP cyclohydrolase II, whose product is MTRFDSIERAVADIAAGKAVVVVDDEDRENEGDLIFAAEKATPELVAFMIRYTSGYICVPLTGDDCDRLGLPPMYAMNQDKHGTAYTVSVDAREGVTTGISGADRATTMRLLADADAKADDFTRPGHVVPLRAKDGGVLRRPGHTEAAVDLARMAGLRPAGVICEIVSQKDEGHMARTEELRVFADEHELALISIADMIAWRRRHEKHVVRVAEARIPTAHGEFMAVGYQSIYDEVEHVALVRGDISDGEDVLVRVHSECLTGDVFGSLRCDCGPQLDAALEMVAAEGRGVVLYMRGHEGRGIGLMHKLQAYQLQDSGHDTVDANLELGLPADARDYGTGAQILVDLGLRSMRLLTNNPAKRVGLDGYGLRITERVPMPLRANAENLRYLRTKRDRMGHDLIGLDELDLGETAH
- a CDS encoding gluconeogenesis factor YvcK family protein, producing MTGWESNPSIVALGGGHGLYATLTAVRRLTRKICAVVTVADDGGSSGRLRAELGVLPPGDLRMALAALAADADGVWTQTVQHRFGGTGALAGHSVGNLILAGLTEVLGDPVAALDEVARMLRITGRVLPMSPIALDIEADVSGLEADPRVSRCIRGQVAIATTPGKVRRVRLIPSDPPASPEATSAIEHADVVVLGPGSWFTSVIPHVLVPELREALVYTRARKVLVLNLAAEPGETAGFSAERHLHVLSQHAPEFVVDEVLVDSGSVPEGREREHVARAAEQLRARVTFSDVAEAGTDRHHPGKLAAALDQLIRQPRPQMAGLRVEGRHMGQDVRSGLGGKERVPWR
- the uvrC gene encoding excinuclease ABC subunit UvrC; translation: MADPATYRPAPGTIPVEPGVYKFRDAHRQVIYVGKAKSLRSRLNSYFADVAGLHPRTRQMVTTAASVEWTVVSTEVEALQLEYNWIKEFDPRFNVRYRDDKSYPVLAVTLNEEYPRLFVYRGARRKGVRYFGPFAHAWAIRETLDLLLRVFPARTCSNGVFRRHHQIGRPCLLGYIDKCSAPCVGRVSAEEHRAIVEDFCDFLAGRTDRLVRELERRMHEAAEDLDFEAAARLRDDVQALRRALEKQAVVLGTGTDADVIAFATDELEVAVQVFHVRDGRVRGQRGWVVDKSGDAVDVPQAGGELAALVEQFLTQFYGEQVAVAEQSADDLPAAVVPREVLVPELPADVEQVQQWLSGLRGSAVKVRVPQRGDKKALAETVQRNAMEALAQHKLKRAGDLTSRSQALQEIQDALELDTAPLRIECVDVSHVQGTDVVASLVVFEDGLARKSEYRHYTIREAAGEGRSDDVGSIAEVTRRRFLKLRRERDMMEHDDLAATGSDEEALDLTSRPGIDPRTGRPRKFSYPPNLFVVDGGAPQVAAAAEVLDELGITDVAVIGLAKRLEEVWVPGESDPVILPRTSEALYLLQRVRDEAHRFAITFHRSKRSRRMTASALDSVPGLGTARRTALVTHFGSVAKLKQATVEEITEVPGIGVATAKAVLAALESE
- the rapZ gene encoding RNase adapter RapZ, with translation MTRVESNSSAGNPPTSAGRVASSGAVGGANPQVEVVIVTGLSGAGRGTAARVLEDLGWYVADNLPPELFGRMVELGASAKPPIRRLALVMDVRSRFFTGDLSVVTEQLRTRGVRTRVLFLEASDDVLIRRFGFARRRHPLQSESKDGTLSAGIAAERVRLSAVKAAADLVIDTTELSIHQLHRKMEEAYGGGAPSALQLTVQSFGFKYGVPLDADMVLDVRFLPNPHWIPELREHTGQETVVSEYVLSRPGADDYLRTCHHLVELTTNGYRQEGKRYMTVAVGCTGGKHRSVAIAEALGELMSEVTGGPEDSADVVRVVHRDLGRE
- the ribH gene encoding 6,7-dimethyl-8-ribityllumazine synthase, translating into MSGTGVPTFALADAKDLSLGIVASRWHTQICDTLLANAERVAKDAGVQQITVVRCAGAMELPVVAQELAKSHDAVVALGVVIRGDTPHFEYVCDAVTAGLTRVSLDEGTPVANGVLTTNNERQALDRAGLPESHENKGEQAAAAALDAALTLRALRQSA
- the whiA gene encoding DNA-binding protein WhiA, whose protein sequence is MAMTADVKDELSRLTVSQVSSRKAELSALLRFAGGLHIVGGRVIVEAEVDMGSIARRLRREIFELYGYGSDVHVLGAGGLRKTSRYVVRVSKEGEALARQTGLLDVRGRPVRGLPAQVVGGSIADAEAAWRGAFLAHGSLTEPGRSSALEVSCPGPEAALALVGAARRLGITAKAREVRGTDRVVVRDGEAIGALLTRMGAHGTRMVWEERRLRREVRATANRLANFDDANLRRSARAAVAAAARVERALEILSDDVPDHLAAAGKLRVQHRQASLEELGQLADPPMTKDAVAGRIRRLLSMADRRAKELGVPDTESAVTAELLDEA